The genomic segment AGAATGATTTCataatcatttattaatacttgtatacatgcattaataagttttcttgttgagctttggctcacgggtgctacgtggtgtaggtaaagggaaagaaaagcttacccagccttgagtggagagcttaggtggtgatgtgtacatatgcgactgcttgatcaccatggccaaggtgttttaggggaactagggtttaaccctatttttttcgcttaggtcgacagattgtaacttttgagttgtaatgatcattttggattgtaaacaactttgtaaacacttttatgggatcccatgcacaacttaacgtttttaataaaatatccattccttttgactgaaattttAACCCAGggcattaataacacttagatgcatatttatggcctaatgactcgtttagcgagttaagcactatttaaaatacacagtgtgacggtcttgattatccagggcgttacaaaatggGTGTAATAACACTATGTAAttattgttgggaaaacttatacaggatcttgtttattttcatatagatcttatgttaaacaaattaatataagaaaacctagaatatgtttctaaaattgaattcaaacaaaaataatgataaaaacacttacattattgtgcagcggaATGATTGAGCCCTTCCTTCAGgatctctaacccttgtatcctttctatcgtaAGGTATCACCAAGAATCTGaactgttcttcaattttcttcacagccttccaaagtatcattagaatTACCTAGattagagtgggcaattctcaacacatgagatagatacagagagaagaagagaaaataatattgaggcttagaaaatgacttatgctgtagagagaatctaaaacctactagatcttctcAGAAACCTTGTAttgtcatctctcacttagcattcattttatatgctcaattaagtcatttatttaattaaaaaatcaataaaataatagtcaataatcagccctaggtcgaaattatcatgggctttaggcccatgaaatttctcatttaattataagccatttggacttaaaatcaagacttgtattattttctattgattaattaattaaataattatttaaatcctttatgaaattaattatacataatttgaaccttgatttaaacttatttattaatttaaacaccaatttatcttaattaataaatctgccctaatttttcttttcttttctaaattatataactctgtgaaactatccaagattgacctgatcaactttgataattctaattgataattaaatcaattaattgagactatctagatgattttatccaaggtatagtagggaccatgggcctatgaaatcaagctccaataagctatcataaatttaacaaataaatttactaacttattaattcctcgtgactccactaaagactcagaattacactcttgaattcatagaacgctctataacaaatataaatgcgttattaattatccattgttacaactataattgtcacacaatcctttatagacggtctacaatgagatgggactaaaataccattttacgtattttatccttaaaacatttagttccttataaatgatatttcagtaaactaatattaattactgaaatgagatctctatcatttagtacattgaaccaaactaaatggaaaccatcgtttcactttttcatcagaagctatagatgttcatatctatgattaacactcacacttaattatactaccgagttctcaagatgtaagtataagctagtctgtagggtaagctggtaacgaacaagtcaaagaactcacataatacaatcaattagaatactaaccactcagaattgaaattgaattgacatatggtcaaatatatgatatgactagaatagataatagcggtatgtttacttatcctgtctactgtcaatatcggtccagttcgatctaataaatacatccaatcttatctactttgctaatgttctggaaagaacataacattgcgatgtgtaagtagatcatatcgtagattagcaagtcagtgtaaatcttgtgcactgactaatcttaggactaacttattttgaacatataatcatatttatattccactgtgattacgtcactataaatatgattagctatatgtttGGAATttgatagaagtttatattaaacaaataatcatgaaaataaaaaaatgtgagcaaagtgattgaccaagtcaaataaggatttctattattttattgataataaaatgagattacaaagaaattgagttttaattagggtataaaaccccaacaattactaattactatcaattttaaatagtatttgttacataatattatgtttttgtaTAATTACTAACGGTTTCGTCAAACATGACAATAACAATTTATAAGTAATTGTCATTTGACATCCAAACACACATTGTATTTTATACTGTAATTACTTACTCAGATATGTAATTAGTATCCTAATAATTATCCGACCTAATAATTACACAACCGTTTTCAAAATTTATTACCGAattcactttttaaaaaaaaaattacaaaacatTTATCAAACTCACATAAACTGTCTTAAAGATGTTCAAGTTACCTTAAATTTTCACTGAAATCAATTGGTACAAACACGAACAACTTCCAATCATCGAATTTCATAGCTCATTCTCACACATAGGATTGAAGTGTTGTTAAATATGGTAATAATAATTGGGGTTGATTTATTAGCCaaattttggaaagaaaaaaaaaattacttggcGCCGATTATTAAGTTTAAATTGAAATAGttataaaatgttattttctCAAATTACACCAAATACAACAGCACAAATCTTCATTGTACAAAATTATAGACAAGAACaatcataaaaacaaaaaacTTGCAGCTTAATAAGGATTTGGCGAAACCCAAATGGGAGTAGGCCAATAATCAGTACAATGGGAGTTCCATTTCCCTTCAATGGTTCCATCACATAAACGAAAAATACCAGAATCACATTCCCCAAACACACTCTCGTAGTTGAGCTCAGAGTAATCGTCTGTGAAATATATGCAATTTCCAACACAGCCTGGAAAACCAGAAGCCGATAAAGACAACGACGAGTTTTGCCCAATAAACAACATTTGATCTCCCAAGTCGGTAACTTTCTCCCACTTGGGTTCTTCACTCCAATCCAATCTGAAAACGTCGAATCCCACCGTTCGATAAAGTTCCTCCGAGTTATCATGATCAAGTTCCAAGTACCGAGAAACCAAAACCAAACCATCCTTGGAACTCACCAAATACTGCATATCGGCGCCGAGTTGTCTCGGCGTTTCGATGATCGAAACGCTGGGTGACGACCCACCAACGTCGCATACCGCAACGACGCCGTATTTGTTCACCGCGTAAAACGAGCCGTTATAGTGTATGACATCCTCACTGTAAGAGGATGCACCCTCGATGAAAGTCCATGCTTGGTCACCGTCTTTACAGAATGCCAAATCCCCTGTTTGGTTGAGTATGGCTAAAGCGACGAAACCGTTTGATTTTTTAGGGCTGGATGAGAGGACTACTTTCTTGACGAAGGAGTCTCGGATTTGCCTCAGATTTAGGGTGTAGGACTCGCCGGTGGGGGATCGAAGGGCGTATTCTCGGCCGATTTCGGAGTAAGCGAAGCGGACGACGTTGGGGAAGGTGGAGATTGGAGGGAGGTGGAATTTCGATCGGGTTAGGGGGTTGAGGAGGAGGACGGAGGGGGTTTCGTCGAGAATTACGAGCCAGCCGTGGGAAGAGCCGCAGCAGCGCTTGCCGTGAGATGAAGCTTCAGGAAGGTTGAGGAGATAGACTTTGTTGCTTGAGAGGTTGAAGAAGGCGGTGCGGTGGGGTCGGCGGTGGCGGGATTTGGGTAGCATCAGCCATGGAAGTTGTGGAGGTAGATGGTTTGGGGTATTGGGGACGGAGGATCGCCAGCTCCGACAGACGACTCGGAATCGGATGCAATCGGCATAGATTGTGAGGTTGTTGGAGATCGATTCTACGAGTTCTGGCGGGAGTTGGGTCCAGTCCACGGCCATTTTCGCGGGTACGATCAATATTCTCCTCTATTTCCTATATTTTCAGGcaatatagatattttattagcaaattaaattagaaaaaaaaaaagaagggaaatTTCTATTTGTGTTTCAATGATTGAGCAATGAATAGTGACCAATAAGCTAGAGCTAATTCTGAATTTTGAGGATATGAGATAACTAGATTAACTGTCGATATCAGCTTTCGTAGACAAAAGTAAAGACTTTTTTGCTTTTGGATATTTGACTGTATTTGACCCTCAATTATACAGTTTAAAGTTTCAATTTCCACAATTAATtctcttaattttttatattttaaaaaataaatctatttttACTAAAAGAGAAGTAAAATTTACAGaacaaattacaaaaaatagcagaaaaaaaattagaaaaaataacagATTGACAGATGAAAAACACGTGTTTTTTCTATAAAGTTTTCAACTTTGGTTACTATATAATTGctcaaattataattttgggaacCAAATTATAATTAGTACAATTTAGAGTCTAATGGTGTCAAATACTTTTTCTTTTCAATGGAAAAAGGTAAACAAGTTACAAAATAGTATAATGCCTAAGAAGAAATAATCGggttataaaaataattatagatAGATTGTGCTTTCCATAAGAAAAAATGAGGCTGCTGAGTAAAATCATCCATGAAATATGCATAATCCTTCTATGGGTCTAACATATGACCTTACTAAATCAGAATGTTAGATTAGTTTTTCATTAAAGAACTAAAAGCAAAGAAGACTAAAGTAGCACCAATTGACCATCACGATCGTACGGTGCATGAATTATTtgttcataacataacacattaaAGATATGAAGAGTTCTATAGCAAAATAATCAGTAGGAAGGAGCTGGAAAAAAGATGACATACATCAAAGGACGAACCAATGTAGAGAACTGATGCCTCGCAAGACATTTCACTCAACCTTGGTCTCTTCATCAGTACTAATCTTGTTAGTTGCGTTTTCATTATTAACAACTTGTAAATCTGGATAGTTTCGATGGTTTAGAGAGTGCAACCATAGAGCCACCACACCTTCTTTCTGCTCCGTCAATGCAATATGAGGGTATATATGCTTCATTTTGAAGTCTTCTGCCTCTTTTTCATACTCTTTCATCGATAGCTCTTCATGACTGTCTTTCCACTTTTGGTTATATGATGTAAAGAAACACTCATCCAAGTACAACCCAACTTCAGGGGCCGTTGGCACATTCATGTTAACATCCCTAGGAATTGACATACAAAATTATCAGTGAAAATCACAAGTAGGATCTTAGacaaaaatatcacaattcttTTAAGCACTTGCAACTAGAATCGTGGGGTATAAGTTGTTAATTCTTTAGTCCAGACTGCTTCACTAGTTTGACGACCGATATAAGTTGGTCCAATAACAGCCACACACGTTATTAGCTAATTGGCATATAAAACTTGATTATGTT from the Humulus lupulus chromosome X, drHumLupu1.1, whole genome shotgun sequence genome contains:
- the LOC133806718 gene encoding F-box protein SKIP23-like encodes the protein MLPKSRHRRPHRTAFFNLSSNKVYLLNLPEASSHGKRCCGSSHGWLVILDETPSVLLLNPLTRSKFHLPPISTFPNVVRFAYSEIGREYALRSPTGESYTLNLRQIRDSFVKKVVLSSSPKKSNGFVALAILNQTGDLAFCKDGDQAWTFIEGASSYSEDVIHYNGSFYAVNKYGVVAVCDVGGSSPSVSIIETPRQLGADMQYLVSSKDGLVLVSRYLELDHDNSEELYRTVGFDVFRLDWSEEPKWEKVTDLGDQMLFIGQNSSLSLSASGFPGCVGNCIYFTDDYSELNYESVFGECDSGIFRLCDGTIEGKWNSHCTDYWPTPIWVSPNPY